AGCGATCGCGCATCCGGTGGGATCAGTAATTTGTAATTGACGGTTATTACTATCTAAAAAAGCACTAAAATCCAGTCCAACAGACTGAAAAAGTTTAATACTATCAGACAAGAGCGCACCTTTAGGTAAAGCTACAGTAAGCATAAAATAAACTTTTAAAACGTATCTAAATATCATAAGACCTATGCGCATTCTTCTAGTAGATGACGAACCAGAATTAACCACCCCCCTAAGTCAAGTCTTAAGTAAAGAAGGATATCAAGTCGAAATAGCCGATAATGGACAAAAAGGTTTAGAATTAGCCCAAACTCAACAATATGACCTCTTGATTCTCGATTGGATGTTACCCTACCATTCAGGGATTGAAATTACCCAAGCGATTAGAAAACAACAACAGATCACCCCAGTATTGTTGCTTACCGCTAAAGATACCCTAGGCGATCGCGTCACAGGATTAGACGCAGGAGCAGATGATTACTTACTCAAACCCTTTGAATTACCCGAATTATTGGCTAGAGTCAGAGCATTACTCAGAAGAGGACAATTTGAAGCTACACCCCCAATTACTAGATTAAAATACCAAGATTTAGAACTAGATACTGATAATCAATTAGCTTACCGTGGTAAAAGAATGATTAAACTCTCGGAAAAAGAAATCAAACTACTCATCTATTTTCTCAATCATCCCGAGCAATTATTAACCCATGAACAAATTTATCAGTACTTGTGGTCAAGTGAAGAAAAACCTAACAGTAATGTTTTAGCTGCTTTAATTCGTTTATTACGTCGTAAAATAGAAACCAGAGGCGAAACTCAACTAATCCATACCGTCTATGGTAGAGGTTATCGCTTTGGTAAAGAAAATACTAATTAAAAAAATATGGTTCAATCAGTTAACGACAATCAGATTATCGCTTGGTTAAGAGGATTACTCACAATTGCTTGGGCTGATGGTGTATATACAACAGAAGAACAAGAAGTGATAGCTAAAATTACCGAAGAATTAGCCCTATCGGAAGCCCAAATAGTAGAATTTAAATCAATCACCCCAACTGAATTAGCTAACGCACTCGGAGAAGATAAAAAAACCAAAGAAAACTTTCTCAGAACAGCAGTTTTAGTAGCTTTAGCTGATGGAGTCTATTCTATACCAGAAGCAAAAGTCTTACAAGAATTTAGCGAAGCTTTAGGGTTAAGCGTAGAAGCGTTACTATCTCTAGACATAACTATTCATGACGCAGACACCCCCCAAGAATTACCCCACCCTGATTTATTAAAACCAGTGAAACACTGGTTAGATGGTTTAGAAATAGAAGATCCTCGTTTAGCAAAATTTCTCTGTAAAATGATTCCCCCCCAATGTCCCTTTGAAAGAGATATTGTGCTATTTAAGCGTAAAATTGTCCATATACCTCCTTTGTGTAAACTCAATCCTCTTTATGAGCAGTTAGTGGGTTTGAGATTTAGATCTCTGTCTTATCTAGCGGATGACTGTAAAGAAGATATCAGCGAATATATCTAAAATAAACCATGAAACGTGTTTTTCTGCTTGTCCTAATTCTCTTATTGAGTTTAACTCCACCAGCTTTAGCATTAGGTGGAAAACAACCCGAATTAAATCAACCTGCACCCCTATTTACCCTTCCTACGAATACAGGAGATGGAGAAATTTCTCTTTCTGATTATCGTGGTAAATGGGTAGTCTTATATTTTTATCCTCAAGACTTTACCTCTGGTTGTACCCTCGAAGCGCGTCGCTTTCAACAAGATTTACCCCAATATCAACAACGTAACGTAGAAATTCTAGGAGTCAGCGCTGATGATGTAGATTCTCACGCTCAATTCTGCGACTCCGAAGGTTTAAAATTCCCCCTTTTAGCTGATACCACGGGAGAGGTGAGCAAAACATATGGCTCATGGTTAGGGATTATGTCACTACGCCATACTTTTTTAATCGATACCGAAGGTATAATCAGAGAGATTTTCCTAGGAGTAAATCCCGCGATTCACTCTCAAGAAGTCTTAGCACGTCTCGATCAACTGATACAGTAGATAATTATTACTACTCTTGACTTAAGCAATGAATTTCAATCTCAACGATAAAACCATAGTAAAAGAATACTTCAATACAGCAGGATTTGACCGCTGGAAACGCATTTATGGCGATGGGGAAGTTAATAAAGTCCAAAAAAATATTAGAGTAGGACATCAACAAACCATCGATACTGTTTTAAAATGGCTAAAAGCCGATGGAGACTTAACAGGTTTAAGCTTTTGTGACGCGGGTTGTGGTGTAGGTAGCTTAAGTATCCCTCTGGCTCAAATGGGTGCGCAAGTCTTCGCTAGTGATATCTCTGAAAACATGATCACCGAAGCACAAACCAACGCTGAAAGGTTATTAGAGGATACTAGTAATTTATCTTTTAGCGTTAGTGATTTGGAGAATCTCACAGGTAAATATCACACCGTTATCTGTTTAGATGTGTTGATTCATTACCCGGATTGGGATATGGAACAAATGGTACTACATTTAGCATCTCTAGCAGAATCTCGTGTGATTGTGAGTTTTGCTCCGAAAACCTTTGTTTTGAGTATGTTAAAGAAAATTGGTGAGTTTTTCCCCGGACCTAGTAAAACTACCCGCGCTTATCAACACAAAGAAGCTGATATGATTAAAATACTCTCAAATAACGGGTTTACCATTAAAAGAACAGGAATGACTAGTACCAAGTTCTATTATTCTCGTATCCTAGAAGCAGTGAGAACTTAAATTATGGTAGTCACAACCCGACAGCTAATTAAATGGAAACAACAAAAACGCCCCATTGTCGCTTTGACTGCTTGGGATTATGCGATCGCTCAATTACTCGATGAAGCGGGTGTAGATGTGGTTTTAGTGGGAGATTCCCTCGCCATGGTAGCTTTGGGCTATGCTAATACTCTACCTCTGACTCTCGAAGAAATGATCCACCACGCTAGCGCTGTATCTCGTGGGGTGAAAAATGCTCTCGTGGTTTGTGACTTACCTTTTTTAAGCTATCAAGAAAGTATTACACAAGCTGTACACTCCGCGGGTCGTCTCCTTAAAGAAGCGGGAGTCGCTGCGGTAAAATTAGAGGGAGGATACCCGGCGATCGCCTCTACCGTCACCCACTTAACTACTATAGGTATTCCTGTGATGGGACACGTGGGTTTAACTCCCCAATCTGTACATCAATTGGGTTATCTTCAACAGGGAAAAACCCCTCAAGAACAAGATAAAATCTTACAAGAAGCTATTAATCTCGCTGAAGCGGGAGCTTTTGCTCTTGTCTTAGAACATATTCCCGCTACCCTAGCCGCTAAAATTACCGAAAGCGTCTCTATCCCTACTATTGGTATCG
The window above is part of the Gloeocapsa sp. DLM2.Bin57 genome. Proteins encoded here:
- a CDS encoding DNA-binding response regulator, with translation MRILLVDDEPELTTPLSQVLSKEGYQVEIADNGQKGLELAQTQQYDLLILDWMLPYHSGIEITQAIRKQQQITPVLLLTAKDTLGDRVTGLDAGADDYLLKPFELPELLARVRALLRRGQFEATPPITRLKYQDLELDTDNQLAYRGKRMIKLSEKEIKLLIYFLNHPEQLLTHEQIYQYLWSSEEKPNSNVLAALIRLLRRKIETRGETQLIHTVYGRGYRFGKENTN
- a CDS encoding nitrogenase; the encoded protein is MVQSVNDNQIIAWLRGLLTIAWADGVYTTEEQEVIAKITEELALSEAQIVEFKSITPTELANALGEDKKTKENFLRTAVLVALADGVYSIPEAKVLQEFSEALGLSVEALLSLDITIHDADTPQELPHPDLLKPVKHWLDGLEIEDPRLAKFLCKMIPPQCPFERDIVLFKRKIVHIPPLCKLNPLYEQLVGLRFRSLSYLADDCKEDISEYI
- a CDS encoding peroxiredoxin, which gives rise to MKRVFLLVLILLLSLTPPALALGGKQPELNQPAPLFTLPTNTGDGEISLSDYRGKWVVLYFYPQDFTSGCTLEARRFQQDLPQYQQRNVEILGVSADDVDSHAQFCDSEGLKFPLLADTTGEVSKTYGSWLGIMSLRHTFLIDTEGIIREIFLGVNPAIHSQEVLARLDQLIQ
- a CDS encoding magnesium protoporphyrin IX methyltransferase, which gives rise to MNFNLNDKTIVKEYFNTAGFDRWKRIYGDGEVNKVQKNIRVGHQQTIDTVLKWLKADGDLTGLSFCDAGCGVGSLSIPLAQMGAQVFASDISENMITEAQTNAERLLEDTSNLSFSVSDLENLTGKYHTVICLDVLIHYPDWDMEQMVLHLASLAESRVIVSFAPKTFVLSMLKKIGEFFPGPSKTTRAYQHKEADMIKILSNNGFTIKRTGMTSTKFYYSRILEAVRT
- the panB gene encoding 3-methyl-2-oxobutanoate hydroxymethyltransferase, producing the protein MVVTTRQLIKWKQQKRPIVALTAWDYAIAQLLDEAGVDVVLVGDSLAMVALGYANTLPLTLEEMIHHASAVSRGVKNALVVCDLPFLSYQESITQAVHSAGRLLKEAGVAAVKLEGGYPAIASTVTHLTTIGIPVMGHVGLTPQSVHQLGYLQQGKTPQEQDKILQEAINLAEAGAFALVLEHIPATLAAKITESVSIPTIGIGAGNYCDGQVLVTADLLGLSEKIPPFAQPVVNLRQVVTEGVQYFINQVEKDHFT